GCGCTCGCGCGCCGCGCCCCCCGCGTCCTCGTTGAAGAAATCGGCGATGTTCATCTCGAAGATCGACAGGATCTTGAAGAGCGTCTCGAGGCTGACCTTGTACTCGCCGTTCTCCATGCGACACAGATCGGACTGCTGGATGCCGATGCGGTGGGCCAGATCGGCCTGCGTGAGCGCCCGATCCTTCCGGAGTGACCGGATTCTGGAACCTACGAGCAAAGACTGTCTTTTGAATTTTGACGTCATCATGCGGTAAATCCCGTGTGATCCGTCCGAAACGACTGAAAAACCAAGTACTTCATGCCAATGTGGCTAACCCAAAAAGTTCTTGACACGCTTGTCGCGCCAACATATACTTGCGTCGTCAGCTCACACAGCCATAACCATTCGCCGCGTCAATATCTTGATGAAACCGTCGAGACCAAGCGCGCTGCCGGTAGCCTCTCAAAATTTCGAAAGCGCCTCTCGGGAGGATGCACGTGTCTCCGAACGCGACTTTCGAAAACGTCTTCATGAGGGGGCTCCGCGTCCACGCGGTCGAACCCACAAAAAGTTATCCTAAATGTATGGCGTTACAAAAGCGAAGTCAAGGGAAAAGAAGTTGACATACCGGGTCAGGTGAGGGGAAAAGGAGAAGGACGAGCCTGATGGCAAATCGTTCTTTCGAAAGAAGTTCCTGTGTTTCGAAGTACCTCCAGGAGATCAGCGAGTTCCCGCTGCTCACCAAGGAGGAAGAGCACGCCATAGCCGTCCGGATGGGCGAAATGGTTGGCAAGGACGGCTCCTATCACGACCTGGTCAAGTCCAACCTCAGCTTCGTCGTCAAGATTGCCAGCGAGTACAAGAACATGGGGCTGCCCTTCGAGGATCTCCTGAACGAAGGGAACATCGGCCTCATCGAGGCTGCCCACCACTTCGACCCCTCCCGCGGCACCAAGTTCATCACCTACGCCATCTGGTGGATCCGCAAATCGATCCTGAAGGCCCTCTCCCAGCACTCCGCCATGGTCCGCATCCCCAATTACCAGCTCAAGAAGGTCCGGAACGTCCGCAACACGGAGCGGATGCTGGCGAAGGAGCTGGGACGGGAGGCCGACCGGGAGGAGATCTCGAAAGAGCTCCGGGTCACGATCGCCAAGATCGACGAAATCCTGCAGATGAAGCTGCGGGAGCTGTCCCTCGACGACAAGGTCGGCAAGGACAAGGACACGCCCATCTCGGACTACCTGGTCGACGGCCGCTCGGTCAATCCCGAGGACGAGCTGATCAAGAACGAGAGCCAGGTGGTGATCCGCATGGCCCTGCGCAGCCTCACCGACCAGGAACAGACGGTGATCATCAACCGATTCGGCCTCGAGGGGGGGCGCGTCTTCACCCTCAAGGAGATCGGCGAGAAGCTCGGCGTGTCGCGCGAGCGGGTCCGGCAGATCGAGAACCAGGCGAAGAAGCGCCTGCGCAAGCTGATCGCGCGCCAGCAGCGCACCGACGGGCTGACGGCCGCGCGGAACGGCCGGGCGCACTCGGACGAGATTCCCGCGGCGCGCATGCGGGAGAAGGACACGCTGTCGCACTGAGCACCGCCGGCCGCCTCCTTTCGGAGGCCGGCGCGAGACCGGGTCACGAGGCTCCACCCATTCCCCGCGGCGACGCGGGGAATTTTTTTGTGCTATTCTGCGGCGGCACGAATTCAACGGAAACGGGCGGCCCATGCGACTGACGCGCGACCAGGTCGAAGCGATGTCCCAGAAGATCGTCCGCGGTCTGATCCGCGACGAGCTGATCACCGCGGACCACCCGGAGAAGGCGATCGATCTCCTGGCCCAGGTGTTCGCCGCCGACCTGGAGGCGGAGGAGCGCCTGAACGAGGAGGTCCACGAGCTCCTCAAGAACTACTCGGACGAGATCAACCGCGGCATGGTCAACTACCAGGAGCTCTTCCGCAAGGTGAAGTCGAAGCTGGCGCGCGACCGCAAGCTGGTGATCTCGTGAAGCTGAGCCACGAGCGCTGCGTCCACCTGTCCCACCTCCTGATCAACGCCATGGAGGACGACGACGGGATCGAGTTCCTGGGCGACCTCAACGACATCCGCCTGCGTATCCTGAACATCCTCGAGTCCGAGCTGATCAAGGAAGACGAGATGGAAGAGGCGATCCGCCGCAAGATCGCCGCGCAGAGACGTGACCTGCCGGAAGGCAGCGCCGAGTGGGACCTCCTGTTCCGCAAGTACTACGACGAGGAGGTCAAGAAGGTGAAACGGGTCCGCGAGTAACCCGGCCGCAGGACCTCACGCCATGAGCACCCCCCGCCAGATCGTCGTCGGGACCGCCGGCCACATCGACCACGGCAAGAGCGCCCTGGTCCTGGCCCTCACCGGCACCGACCCCGACCGCCTCAAGGAAGAGAAAGAGCGGGGCATCACGATCGACATCGGGTTCGCCAGCCTCGTTCTCGAGGACGGCACGCGCCTCGGCTTCGTCGACGTCCCCGGCCACGAGCGCTTCGTCAAGAACATGCTGGCGGGGGTCGGCGGCATCGACCTCGTCCTGCTGGTCATCGCGGCCGACGAGTCGATCAAGCCGCAGACCCGGGAGCACTTCGACATCTGCCGCCTGCTGCGCATCCGGCACGGCATCATCGTGCTGACCAAGAGCGATCTGGTCGAGCCGGACATCCTGGATCTCGTGAAGCTCGAGGCGAAGGAGTTCGCCGCCGGGTCGTTCCTGGAGTCGGCCCCGGTCGTCGCCGTGAGCAGCCGGACCGGCGCCGGCCTGGCCGATCTGAAATCGGCCCTGCGGGACCTCGCCGCCCGGGTCCCGCCCCGCCCGGCGCAGGGGCTGATGCGCCTGCCCGTCGATCGCTCCTTCAGCATCAAGGGGTTCGGAAGCGTCGTCACCGGGACGCTCATCGCCGGCACGATCCGCGAGGGGGACGAGGTGGCGGTCCTGCCCCACGCGATCACCGCCCGCGTGCGCGGCATCGAGGTCTTCAACCAGCTGACGAAGGAGGCGCTCCCCGGCCAGCGGACGGCGGTGAATCTGCAAGGGGTCGAGGCCGGGGCGGTCGAGCGCGGGCATCTCCTGACCGTGCCCGGCATCCTGAAGCCGGCGCCCATGCTCGACGTCGAGATCGAAGTCCTGCCGGAGCCGGAGGCGCCGCTGCGGGACATGGCGCGCGTCCGCTTCCATCACGGCACGCTCGAGGCGATGGCGCGCGTGAAGCTGCTCGAAGGCAAGGCGGTCCCTCCCGGCGGCAGCGGCTTCGCCCAGCTGCGCCTCGAGAGCCCCGTGGCCGCCCTGCCGGGGGACCGGTTCATCCTGCGCCGATATTCACCCCCGGTGACGATCGCCGGGGGGACCGTTCTGCACAACCAGCCGCCCAAGCTGCGCCCGTCGGCACCGGGAGGGCGCGAGCGGTTCGCGCGGCTGGCCGATCCGGCGCCCGCGACCCGGATCCTGACCCTGCTGGACGAGGCCGGCGTGTCCGGCATCGACTCGGGCGGCCTGAGGTCCCTCACCGGACTCGATCCCGAGGAGATTGCCCGCGAGCTGAAGGAGATGGTGCGGTCCGGCCGGGTCGTGGCGCTGCCGGCGCCGGCCGTCCGTTACGTCGAGGGGGAGGTCTGGCGCGCCCTGTCCGCCCGCGTCGTGGCCGATCTCGAGGCGTTCCACAAGAAGGAGCCGTTGAAGGAAGGGCTCCCGCGTGAGGAGCTGCGCACCCGGCTGTTCGATCGAACCCATCCCGACGTCTTCAAATTCATGCTGGCCGACCTCGTGCGCGCCGGCGCCATCCGGATGGAGAAGGACCGGGTCGCCGCCTCCGCGCACCGGATCGCCCTGTCCGGGCCCGAGACGGCGCTCATGGAGCAGATCGAGGGACGCTTCGCCGCCGCCGGGACCAACCCGCCCGAGCCGGACGACCTGGCGGCGGCCCTCAAGGCCGACGCGAACCAGGTCGCGCGCCTGTTCCACCTGCTCCTGACGCGCGGGCGGCTGGTGCGGATCCCGGACGGCAAGGTGTTCCACGCCCGTGCCATCGATGACCTCAAGCAGCGCCTGTGGGGGCAGAGGGACAGAAGCCCGGTGATCGACATCTCCGAGTTCAAGGAGCTGAGCGGGACCAGCCGCAAGAACGCCATCCCGCTTCTGGAGCATTTCGACCAGCTGCGCGTGACGCGCCGCGAGGGGAACAAGAGGCTCATCCTGCCTCCGCCGGGGACCCCCGCTCATTGACTAACCC
Above is a window of Candidatus Polarisedimenticolia bacterium DNA encoding:
- a CDS encoding helix-turn-helix transcriptional regulator encodes the protein MMTSKFKRQSLLVGSRIRSLRKDRALTQADLAHRIGIQQSDLCRMENGEYKVSLETLFKILSIFEMNIADFFNEDAGGAAREREFEFLRQFQKLPPRVQDEVQSFIQFKLQTEDRVRDEKVKKDN
- a CDS encoding RNA polymerase sigma factor RpoD/SigA, coding for MANRSFERSSCVSKYLQEISEFPLLTKEEEHAIAVRMGEMVGKDGSYHDLVKSNLSFVVKIASEYKNMGLPFEDLLNEGNIGLIEAAHHFDPSRGTKFITYAIWWIRKSILKALSQHSAMVRIPNYQLKKVRNVRNTERMLAKELGREADREEISKELRVTIAKIDEILQMKLRELSLDDKVGKDKDTPISDYLVDGRSVNPEDELIKNESQVVIRMALRSLTDQEQTVIINRFGLEGGRVFTLKEIGEKLGVSRERVRQIENQAKKRLRKLIARQQRTDGLTAARNGRAHSDEIPAARMREKDTLSH
- a CDS encoding DUF507 family protein; this encodes MRLTRDQVEAMSQKIVRGLIRDELITADHPEKAIDLLAQVFAADLEAEERLNEEVHELLKNYSDEINRGMVNYQELFRKVKSKLARDRKLVIS
- a CDS encoding DUF507 family protein, which encodes MKLSHERCVHLSHLLINAMEDDDGIEFLGDLNDIRLRILNILESELIKEDEMEEAIRRKIAAQRRDLPEGSAEWDLLFRKYYDEEVKKVKRVRE
- the selB gene encoding selenocysteine-specific translation elongation factor — translated: MSTPRQIVVGTAGHIDHGKSALVLALTGTDPDRLKEEKERGITIDIGFASLVLEDGTRLGFVDVPGHERFVKNMLAGVGGIDLVLLVIAADESIKPQTREHFDICRLLRIRHGIIVLTKSDLVEPDILDLVKLEAKEFAAGSFLESAPVVAVSSRTGAGLADLKSALRDLAARVPPRPAQGLMRLPVDRSFSIKGFGSVVTGTLIAGTIREGDEVAVLPHAITARVRGIEVFNQLTKEALPGQRTAVNLQGVEAGAVERGHLLTVPGILKPAPMLDVEIEVLPEPEAPLRDMARVRFHHGTLEAMARVKLLEGKAVPPGGSGFAQLRLESPVAALPGDRFILRRYSPPVTIAGGTVLHNQPPKLRPSAPGGRERFARLADPAPATRILTLLDEAGVSGIDSGGLRSLTGLDPEEIARELKEMVRSGRVVALPAPAVRYVEGEVWRALSARVVADLEAFHKKEPLKEGLPREELRTRLFDRTHPDVFKFMLADLVRAGAIRMEKDRVAASAHRIALSGPETALMEQIEGRFAAAGTNPPEPDDLAAALKADANQVARLFHLLLTRGRLVRIPDGKVFHARAIDDLKQRLWGQRDRSPVIDISEFKELSGTSRKNAIPLLEHFDQLRVTRREGNKRLILPPPGTPAH